The Neurospora crassa OR74A linkage group I, whole genome shotgun sequence genome segment TTCATTACACGCTGTCAATAATGAAATGAAGGGTATCTCGAAACATGCCTGATctatcatcatcctccccaTGTCATCATAAAATTTGCAAACAATGGGACAAACCTTGGGTATGGGCATTACTATCACCGGATGATATCTCCCCCCCCTTCCGCCATACTGCCTCTTCCGCATCACTTTCACTTCGGTCCCCCTACACTCACCATCATTCGGCGCAGGCCCTCAGCTGCTATCAATCCCCTCCCTAACCTTCTCCCCCTTGACACTCTTCTCTTCTGGCGTCTGATCCCCCGGCGTCTTCCCCTCGGTGACCACCACTTCTCCAGCATGTTTGGCCTGATCAGCGTGAATGGCCTTGACGCCCTTGCCCGTGATATCCCACCATATGTACTTGCACGTCCTGATCAGCGTCTCCCGCCCTTCGTAGATGGGGAACAGACCGACACCGATAAATGACAAGAAGATCCAGATGATGCCGACGACGACCCAACCAGTAAAGAAGGGCTTGGAGAAGATGTAGCCGGTGCCGTAGAGGGGCATGGGCCAGAGGATCAGGAGGGCTAGGGTCTGTTGTTCGTTGATTAGCAACCCGGGTGGGCAATGCAGGGAAAACAGATGAAACTTACCAAGACAGCAGTCATGGTCTTACTGATCTTACTCGCCCTCCTCAACTttttctgctcctcctccatctccctctcaCTTTCCTCTCTGCCCCCCGGAACCTCCTCCAGATCCACTCCGGCCTCCCCCGCCACGTCATGATCATCCCCCCTCGAAATCGCCATCATGCTCTTCCAGTCATACTTGGCCTTGCCAAAGACCAACGTCAACACAGGCACAAACACCACCGGACTCAACAGCGCAGCAACGTTCCCCGCCAACATTGGCATGTTACTTCCCGTGCAAGCAACGCTCATCTCGCCGCActccttcttggccgtgACCAACCACGCCACCAGCGCGACACAGAGTCCTAGAACAGGTGAGAGTGCAGCAGCCCATTTGTTCAGGCCGGACCAGGTCAAGACCAAGGCGGCGGGCAGGACGGCAGAAGAGATGATGACGCCCATCATGACGTACAGATAGCCCATGGAAATACCGGCGTACCACAGTCCGACGGAGAAGCTGGCGATGAAGAGGGCATAAGCGCAAACGATCACGTGCGACATGTAGATGAGTCGCTTGCCGGAGGCTTCGGGCTTGATGTACGTCCTGTATAGGTCGTAGACGATGATGGACGAGACGGCGATGAGTTGCGAAGAAGTGGCCGAAGTAACGGCCATGAAGACAATCAGAAGCGTAGCGGCCGCTCCACCCTTTCCTAGCAGGGCGACGGCCGCGTAGGGGAGGACCAGACCAGCGCTGACATCGGCTTCGGGCATGCGGTTcgggtaggtagggaagCGCGGGCTGCTCTCCAGAGCGAGGCCGGACAAACccatggtggtggcggtaAGCCACGGGATGGCGAACCAGCAGAGACCGCCGAGGATGTAGCCGGGCAAAGCGTGCACGGGCGAGGCGGCGATGGCCTTGTTGTAGTACCCGTTGTCAAGGAAGACGGTGCCAAAGTTGCCGACAATGTTGATGACAAAGAAGATGGCGCCTTCGCGGGAGCGCATGGTAAGATAGGAACCCTCGTGGTTGCCGTCGACGGGATGGGCGGCGGCTGCCTTGACGAGGAGGTCGTAAACTGCGCTGGGCGAGCCGAGGACTTCGGAAGAGGCGTACGCGGAAAGGGCGAAGacgatgataatgatgaggaggatgaaagTGTGGATCCAATCGGTGAGAATGGTGGCCTTGAGACCGCCGACCAAGGTGTAAGCCACCACGCCGACGGGAAGGAGGTAGATGGCTGCAATGGTGTGCATCCCTGTTAGGGCGTTGATAGTGGCGCTGCCTCCGACGATCAACATAAGGGAAACCAAAATGTTGGTCATCAAGCCAAAGATCATGAAAACGATATGTGGCAGGGTGCCGAAGCGGGCACGGATGACTTCGAGATAGGTATGCGCGTTGGGAGCACGGCGTTTGAGTTCGATGGCGAGGGtcgcgaagaggaggatctGGACGGTGGCACCGGAAGCGTACCACAAAGGACCCGAGACGCCATATCGATAGCAGACACCCGAGGACTGGAGGAGGGTGGCAGCCCAGGTCCAGGAGGAGACGACGGCGGACCCAACGAGACCAGACTTGACAGTGCGACCGGCCGTGTTGAACATTTCTGATGTCTGGAGCTCGCGGTTGTAGCGTTTGAGGATGAAGGTGACAAAGATCATGCCTAATAGGGTAAACATCCAGTCAGAGGGATACATAGGGCTAGAGGGActgagaagggaaggtaggGTTGTACTCACCAAGAGCAAACAATGCTCCCAGCCCAATGACAATGCCATAGCCGACTCCTTGGTTTAGAGCAGTGGCTGTTTCTATCTTGACGGTTGTGTCTGCACCCCCCGCCATTGTGTATGGTGTTTAGGGGACTTTGTTTGACAGTAGTATGAGCTTAGAAGCTTGTGACACTGGACAGACTCGACCCATGATGTCGGGATACGGCTGGAGATATATAACTTGTGTCCCGCGAAAGAAATGACAAGGCGAGATAATCCCATGCGGTGATTATCAGAGTGTGATATCCAAAAGTCGGATAAGATCTTGAATGACATCTTCCATCCACCGCGGAGTTTGGTGTATGCGGAAAAGTGTACCCCGGTCTCGCGTTCCGGTTGCGGGGTGTAACATCAAAGTCAGCCTGGACGTAATTCGTATTATGTCTTCCTTGGTGTGTATACCAAAGGCTGACAAAAGTGTTATCACTGCAAGTGATGGCGAGGAAAGGGTAGCACAAGTCTTATCAGCAACCTTTGTAGGACACCCCGAACTCCTCCGATGTCGTTCCTCTTTGGGGTTTCATCCGGCTCTTCAAAGTTCGAACCGTTAACTTCCCCACTTCAGCCATGTGTGTCCTTAACCCTTTCTTTTTACCCCATCCATAACGCCAATGCCGAAATGGCGGTTCCAATCGCTTCGGGGGATTTCATGGGGTTCGAGTCTTTCACGGGGGGTTCCGGACATTCGTCGAGATAAGCTTCAGTTACGCTTCTGGAATCTTATCAGTTCGCCGCTTGGCACGCGGGAACTATCGAATGGTTGCACTGTCGCAACTTTGATAGAGACCGAAGCTGACCAATCAGAACTCATGACTTATGGGAATTCGAGCTTTCTTATCTCGACTGATCAACCCGATCTGCAGGGCTTCGGATATGTATGGCGTTTCAAGCTGTGTGTAACTTGGTTGCATGGTGCCCGCGCCCAGAGACCAGCACCAGGTTTGTACCAGTTTCTGAAAGTGAAGCTTTTACCACAAGTCTTTGTCAGATACCTACCGATATGCATCCCACTGGATTCCGCTGGCTGAATTTGCCAAGATGGCCGAGATTCTCGATTGCTCAAAAGTGCCCGGCTATTGTCTTGTTGTAAATGGATGATCAAGCTCGTCCGTGGAATGCAGATAACACTTAGGCGCTTCCCACCTCGCCATTGGATCAAACCTTTGACATCGACAATTTCTGGATGCTCACTCGTTGGTTTTTGAGACGGTTGTTCAAGGTTGGATGGGACCCTCGGTAACCCCACAGACCCAACGGCTTGGATCATGAAAGACATCAATCAGTATGTGATTGGAGCAGGGCTGATCAAGAATGTTTTGGGACCGGATGGGGGTGGGTATCATCCCGAGAAAGCAAAGTGACCatcaagcagaagcagacGCCTGTCATACCGCCATCGCAACGAGCAAAGCCGTCGGACGTTGAAACAAAGGATTGAACACGCAAAAGGCTCACAAAAAGAGCAACCAATCATTGCAACACATCATCGCACAGAAAGCCAGGAACACTGCCTGCGGACCCCCATCTTAACCCAGTGCAACCAACACCCTCTTCTCATAAACCTGCTTCCACGCCTCCTTCTTGATTTCTGCCAGATTGACGCGGTATCTAACGTCCCTGTTATACTTGCCTGTACCCCTTCGTACCTGCATCGCCAACTTCTCAGGCTCACAGAACGGCAGGTAATTGTTGGCAATGCGGATGAACTCGCATTTACCGTCACCCTTGTCATCCTCTCCAATGTCCTGAGCCGTTGGGTCGCAAGGGTGCGTCCTCCCTACCACTTGTGCGTCATCGTCGATGATCTCTCGATAATACTTGGTGTACTCCTTCACTTGCAACGGGTTTTCTTGCAAGACTGACGGTCCCTGCACTTTGAGCTCCGAGAGTTTGAAGCGCGCTGATTCGGTCCAGAAGAAAATGAGCTGGTCGTCTGGTATGTCAAGCAGGACTTCGGGGGTCATGGAGGGCAGATTGTCATAGATGTCGTCGAGGGTGACCGTGTACTTGCTGTCGTTGATGTTGGGTATAGCCCACGAGTTGGCTCGTTCTGGGTCGTTATCAACGGAGATTCTGCGCACCGGAAACACGCGCAGTGGGTGGTTGCGCAGAACAAAACAAACCACCTTTGGGTTGAGTCCCACCTCGAGCTCGCGGTCCTGCACTTTGAGACAGATAGCTCCGGACCATCCCAGCCACGACCAAGTTGGGAAGGGAACATGTCGCTTAAAGCTGGTCATCTCCAGCGTGCTCAGttcctctctcctcttgAGACCTCGTCGGTAGGGCTCCCAGCACAGACAAAGCTCGAAGCGCCCGCTTGGCATGCCCCAGAGAAAGTTCTCACCAGTCATTCTGCGGACTTGCTCCACCACTGCACTGAACGCATCGAGAGCATCGCCTTGGAACTTTAGATTGCGGTTTGAGTAGTCTTGCACCAAGCGTTGGAACTTGTACCAGACTTGTTCTTCGGGTACGTCTTCGGTGTACCACGTTCGCTCGGACGAATTGAGAATGGGGTCAGACTCTTGCAGGCCGAACCATGCCAAGGAGCCGAGTGTAGCGGTCTCGCAACAGGACTCCTCCGAGTAGTGAGACCGGGAACAGGACCAGAGGACGTGGCTCTTCATAATGACAATGGCCCGTCGGGAGAGGGCTCGTTCCTGGAGTGTCCACCCGCGCGAGGCCCAGATGGTCTTGCGGGTTGGGTGTTCATGGGACTGGTGGGTGGGAGAGAGGGCAGTGATGAGGGACATTCCGGGGTTGTTTTGTGATGGGCCGATGACCGGGACTACCTCTTGGACTGTATCCCGGGGGGTGCGGATGCCAGGAAGACCAAAGTTGGAGTCGTCACCCGCAGCGGCCATGATAGTGAAGAGGGAGTGGGCGTAAACGTTGGCGATGTTGCCAAGTTGCATAACCTTGTCATCGTCGGAGTTCTGGATGATGCAGAGGGCATCCACCCAAAGGTATTGGAGGCCAAGTTGTTCAGTCAAGTGGATGGCGTCGGAGATGGTCTTGGACACTTTGCCAACGAGAGAGTTGGGCCGTTGGAGCTCATACTCGTTCTCGATGAGAAGGGTGAGTTTCTGAGGAGTCACACCCCAGACATAACTGAGCGAAGCAAACTTGAGGGCGGACATGTCGACGTCGTAGAGGTTGTACTTGGTGACGATACACCTTTTGTGCACGTCAATGAGACGGAAGAGAGGAATTGGTTTGCTGTGTCTGTCAGTTCATGCCCTCCAAAACACCGAAAGCGGTTACACTCACCCCAAACGCCTCATCTGTTCTACCAACTCCggatcatcatcctcatctacCTCCTCACTGATCCCACAGACGTCCTTGTGGTTCTCCAAGCACTCATTGAGCCATTGTTTGATCAAGCCAATGTCAATCATCTCCGGTCTCTTTCGTCCTGCGAACCACACCGTCTCCGGGTTTTCCTCATCTCCCATCAGCACCCCTTTTTTGTCTTCAGCAGAACCCCTTGAAAAAGCAGTGTTCATAGTCTGAAAGATATCCATTGTGGAATACCAGCTTTCAATCTTTTGGGGCATACCCGGCTCATTCACATCTTCGTCTTTGTCGGCCGGCCGAAATAGCAGTCCCAACCgtcggaggaagaagcaatCCCTTTCTTTCAGTCCGCCATGCTTGTCATCATGCTCGAACCACGAGGTCCCGTCTGGCGCCGACAATCTCCCACAAAGGGCTAATGTACCCAAGACCAATGGATCCTGGACGCCCATTTCGGTGAGGGTGGCGCGGATCTGCGGCTGCTGGTCTAGGACGGTACATAAGGCGTGGCAGAGATCGCAAGAGGCAGAAGATTTGTGGATGCGGGAAAGAAGGCCCAAAGACCATGTTGGCTCGACTCTGGCATATGGGTTGCGCTTGAAGGGGCTGAGGTCTTGGGATGCTGGGCTGCCGTTGTTCAGAGAGAGGAGATCGGTAGTTGTGGGGTAACGGAGCAACGAGAAGTCAATCTGGGAGCAAAAGGAGCAGAGGTTGGGTTCCGTGTCGGGCGAGGGAATGCTTGTAACGGTGACCGAGGATGTCTTGGTGGAAGACGGCCGCGCGACGTGCGAGGGGAGGGATATTGATGTTGGTGGCATTGTGGGAGTTTGACGTGCTGGCGTCCAAGTTGCTTGTGTGTTTCGGCAGCGAATGTCCTGACATGAGGGGTTTTAACACCTTTTTGATGATATTTGGCTCAACGGCATTGTGACATCGGGTGTAGACGCCCTGTAACGATGTCAGCATTGGTGCGGTCCCAGGACGTTCGGGGTTGCGCACTTGAGCGGCGCGGACGAACCAGAGGGAATCCCAATACACCCTTGTATCCTCCTTGGCGTGGGGATTGCTTTTTCAGCATCTCATGCAAGGTTCCGATCCTGGGATGCAACCGAAATACTGGCTGGTTTCTGGCGGGCAATGTCGCGAGACTGATGTGTTCTCGTCATCAAGGCCTATCTCTCAGCCTTGGGGGCCTTGAAGGAGACGGCGAGAGGTATAAGATGATGCCGACCCATCAGAGGTTTCTGTCGCTTCACGAACCCTTAGCATCGTCCCACACCACGGCAAATGGCGGATATTTTCTCTCTTGGAGGGCGAATAAGGCTGCCTGGAGGGGCCCGGCGAATCTGACCAAGATGCACCGACCATTCCCCAGCGAGTAAGCATAGCTATCCCACACCCCACATGTCACTTGCCTTGGGTCGTCAGCAGTAAGGACGTAACGGGTTCAGGGCTTCGtaagccaccaccaccaccaaaatcGGTTCAATCAGCATCTGGGCCAGCTGGGTTGTCTGGAGAGGTCCCTAAGGCTGTGAAGGGTCGTGCCGCATAAGGGGTCGTGGAAGCTGcctctaggtaggttgtTGGAAGCAGCAAGAAAACGGAGGTGCGGCTAGGTGGCTTGCAGGAGGAGGGCCGCTGGATGTAGCACGATCAGCCCCGGAAATAATGGCTTTTCAGGCACCCATTTAAGGACTTGTCGTCTTTCTCACCTGGCATGGAACCCCAAGGAGGCACGCTTCGCTATGCTCGGTGTCAGGGCCCATGGCAATAACCATGATACAATGACTTTGTAGAGAACAAGTCAAGATGGATCATGGGCGGAACGGCGTGGATCGTGGTCGTTCATATCGTCGGCAATGGTTTCGTTATGTTCTCCATGCTGGGTCCAATTGCCGCGTTTACGTTGTCTTTTGTGTATGGGGTGGTTCTCTGCAGTGGTTGGGAACATCCGATGGCGAGGACGAGGGGTTCAGGTTACTACGAGAGGAAGACGGAGGGAGTGAGTAACAGGCTGGCAGACGGAGGACGGGATGGAGTGCAGTGGCCTCTGCACAAGCCCAGCAGCTCGAGTGCCCCTTCTCCGACAGCACAAGTCAGCGGAAGGAAGTGAAATTGGCCAATGGCGAGAAAGGACAGGAAAAGGTTGAaccatcaaggtcctcaaTGGCCCGGAGGGGATCACGTATCTGcatcaaccctaaccccctcTAATCCTGACTGACCTCTTCTCAAGATCGGGATCCCGTCGACAAGGATTGATATGCCGAGTGGACACTCTCTGAGTCTGGGCACTTTCTAGAACTGAACTCCGAATACCGGGACGGGGATCCCCGTGAGTCATTAAAAGTACCTACTGTAgtaaacccccccccccccccccgccaCGTGCCAGCGAAGAGGGTTCCATATTTTACTACTTGTACGTATTTTGTTTTGACAGCTCGGCCGACTCGTCAACAACTAGAGACATCACCATTAACACAAACCACATTTCAACCAtgcccgccgccaccaccaacgacCACATCCTCACCCTGTCATGCCCTGACAAGCCGGGCATTGTTCACGCCGTCACGGGCGTGTTCGCCCAGCAGGGCCACAACATTCTCGACCTCCAGCAATTTTCGGACCCCGTCTCGGAAAAATTCTTCATGCGCGTGCACTTTGGCCCTACGCCCACGCCCTCGACCGAGCATCTCATCGAGCCCTTCAACAAGCTTGCGACCGACTACCAGATGGAGTACAAGATCCGCCCTGTCGCGCAAAAGACACGGGTTCTGATCATGGTGTCCAAGATCGGCCACTGCCTCAAcgacctcctcttccgcgcCAAGACCGGCCAGCTCCCCATCGACATCCCCCTCATCGTGTCCAACCACCCTACCTTTGAGCCGCTGGCCCAGTCGTACGGCATCGAGTTCCACCACTTGCCCGTCACCAAGGACACCAAGGCCCAGCAGGAGTCGCAGGTCCTCGAGCTGGCCAAGCAGCACGGCATCGAGCTGATTGTGCTTGCCCGCTACATGCAGGTTCTGTCGCCCACGCTCTGCGAGGCCATGTCGGGccgcatcatcaacatccaccaCTCCTTCTTGCCATCGTTCAAGGGCGCCAAGCCCTATCATCAGGCGTACGAGAGGGGTGTCAAGATTATCGGTGCCACGGCGCACTTTGTCACGGCGGATTTGGACGAGGGTCCCATTATCGAGCAGAGGGTCACCAGAGTTGATCACGGTATGGGACCGGAGAGGTTGGTGGATGAGGGCTCCAACGTGGAGAGCCAggtgttggcggcggcggtcaaGTGGTATGCCGAGCAGAGGCTGTTCCTCAACAACGGCAAGACCGTGGTCTTTTCTTAGGCGCCTGGAAGAGGGTGCTTGAGACTGTGTTGCGTTGTACATAATAATGAATGAATACCCTTACATACAAGCGCCCCCCGGGCATTCCAAGTGAAACTGTGAGCTTCCAGATGAAATTCCTTCAAGAGATCGGATGTTTCTTGGTTACATTGTGGACAGCAACAAGCAACTGACTGAACACCGAGGCAAcgccgaagaaaaaaaaaataaaagaacaGAGCATGGAACCCCTGGAATTACAGGGCCAGAAGGGCCTGTTCCCTTCAGGCAGGCTTTGGGTTCAATGGCGGGGCTCGCGGGGGAGGGGCATTGGCAGAGTCGGATCCAATCAGTGACATCATTACAGAAACTCCACTGGAGATCCGAACtaggagaagatggagttATGTGATTGGCTGTTTCCCAGGCCAATTCAAGTTTCAATCCAATTCGTCGGCATTTTTCTCCATTTTCTCTCGAGTCCAACAAAACCCGAGTTACGCAGATGAACAACGCCCACGTAACACGACCTTGTTGTGGTCCAGCGGTGTTATCGTCGCTTGGGCCGTCTTAATTGAACCATATTTCCCCCCCTTTcgtctctctccctctctctctccctctcggACTCGACGAGGACGCCTTTCTAATCCGACACCATCAACAATTGTAGAGATACTTACCGACATTCAATCCGATTCGTCGGCACAACCGAGTAACGAGACCAGACCGCACACCGTACCTTTCTTCGGTTGTACATATCTCGACCATACCTCGACCATAATACCCATCTGTACCTGCAGTCCACCACTGTGTCGCTTTATATCGCGCATCTCTGGTGTTGTAGTGATCGACCTCGGGACGTCATGGTCCAACCctctgccgccgccaacacGGCCGCCGGcgcatcctcatcctcatcacggCCGCAGACTCCTCGAACTCCTCGAACCCCTCGCGCTCCCCGACCACAGCGAACCACGTCTTCCGGGTCATTCCACGCTGGCGCTCCGTTTCCCCAGTTCAACAGCCCCTTCAATGACAACGGTCGAAGAACCTCGGTGGCCACGATACGTCCCATCCGCCGACAGTCCACCCACAAATACCACACCTTCCCAACACAACCACCCAAGACGCCCTCCTCACCTCCGCGAAACGACCCGTGGAGTGCATATGCCCAACAACGACGCGACGGCGAGCatggccatgatgatggaagcatATCGGATACATCACAAGGCGAAGACGACGCTGTCACACCGCTACCGTGGAAACAGCTGGGCCTCCTGGCGCTGTTGTCCCTAGCCGAACAGACAGCCCTCAACTCCATCGGTCCATACCTTCCCACCATGGTGGCATCTTTTGACGAGATTCCTGATGGCGACGAGGGACTGTATGTCGGTCTTTTGGCCTCGGCCTTTGCTCTTGCGCAGTTGGTGACCAACCTGTTCTGGGGCTACCTCTCGGATCGCATCGGTCGTAAACCTGTCATGTTTGCAGGCTCCCTTTTACTGATGGGCTGCTTCGTGTGCTTCGGCTTCTGCAAGACATATGTCCAGCTCATCATGGTTCATGTTGCCATGGGATTGCTCAATGGAAATGCGGCCGTGGTGCCAACAGCCCTGGGAGAAGTCACGGATCGCACAAACCAGACTAGAGCCTTCACCTGGCTGCCTATCATCTACAGCCTTGGTAGCATCACCGGTCCTGCTCTCGGTGGTCTGCTGGTTGGTACCGTCGGGGCCGACAAGTACCCATTCCTTGGCCCCAACCTCATGAGCGCCGGATTCCTGCTCGTTGCCGTCCTTGTTCTCGCCATCTGGTTCCGGGAGACATtggagaaggatgaggaggaagacgccAGCGACTATACTACCATGTTCAAAAAGGCTCGTACCCTTCTCGCCGGCTGTCTGGGCCGAAACAACAAGTCCAATCACCGGAATGACGAAAGCGACGCTCTCCTCGGCGAGCATGGAGATGCCACAAGCGCCAAAGACATCGCCTCGGACCAAAAGTCTGCTTTCCGCCAACTTGCCAACCGTACCACCTTGATCCTGCTGTGCACCTATCTTGTCTTCCAACTGACCAACATCTCCTACAACTCGCTCTACCCCATCTTCGCCTCGGCACCCCCGCCCAACGGCCGTAACCTGGGACCCAGCACCATTGGTCTCAGCTTGTCTCTGGCAGGATTGGCTACCATTGCCTTTCAGGCTTTCGTCTTCCAACCGCTCAAGGCGCGCGCGGGTAACATGGGTACTTACAGATACTCCCTTCTGGGAATGGCTATATCTATGGCGCTCATGCCTTGGATCGGCTACAAGGACCAGAAAGACACTTGGTTCGGGATTGGGTCCGGCAAAGCCTGGCTGTACAGCGAGTTGGGTGTCATTTTGTTGCTCAAGAACATTTGCGCTGTTGGCGGCTTGAGCAGTGTGATGCTTCTGGTATGATTTGTCCTTTTTATCTTCCATCTAAGCGTCTACTAACATACACTAATTGCAGATCACAAATTCTGCCCCTTCCCACGAATCCCTCGGCACACTGAACGGCATTGCCCAGACACTTTCCGCTGCTGGTCGTAGCGTCGGCCCCTTCATCTCCGGCGGGCTTTTCACCCTGACAAATCATGTCCAGCCAAAGGGAGAGGCGATTGCCTGGGGCGTATTTGCAGGTGTCGCCCTTCTTGGGTGGTTTGGCACCTTGATGATTCGAGGACGTGAGTTGGAGAGCGCCGACTGGCAaggcgatgaggaggatgaggatcaCGACGAGGAGGCCGCCCATGATTCGGACCGGTGACCAGTGATTTGCTATCGTCATGACGGACCCAGCACAAGATAATACATGAtgtcctttctttctttgggTATACCGAGCATCATACAACCAGCGGTACTAAATCGATTTGCATTATCACGAGTCCTTCCGTCTCTCTTGGCTGATTTGTCCTATGTATTTGGCTGCTTGTCATATTGGTCCTGGAATTCTTCATCGCCGCCGCGTTTACGCTTTATCATTGCGTAACCCACCGCGGTATGACTGTCTGTCGGCCCAAAAACAGGGTCAAGCGCCCACATTCTCAGAACCACTGGCAGATACGACACTGACTGGGCGGGAGCTCATGTGCCATATCCTTGATCTACAATCCCTCTGCATCTAGGGTTGCATATGATGGAGGAAACTCTGCTTACGCCTCTCATAGCCCACAGTCCCCTTGTTCCATTCAGTCTGTATATAGGCTAACCACCGGGATAGGACTACCAGGGCCACTGCCACTGGGTACATCAAAGATTATTACGGGGATATGCCTGTGGAAAAGACGAAAGATGCAACCAAACCAGATCGCGATTATCTTATTGGAAAAATGATATCCAGCCGTATCTTGGTTGGGAAATGGGACATTGCTTGACGTGACGGAACGGATCTCCgcggtataatactattcgtcTTCCTGTCATTGACCATGCGGAATCCATGGATGCTGTAACCGACAACTGGACTACCCCTTTTTGTCCGAGGTCACCGGCACCAGCCCTGATTATCCCATCCACGCCATGTGATCCATATCTTACAGGGTGCCTACCTAATAAGGGACTGGCATCACCATGAACTCGCCAAGTTGGCAAACCCCCCAACCCAAAACTGCCCCTGAC includes the following:
- a CDS encoding urea active transporter is translated as MAGGADTTVKIETATALNQGVGYGIVIGLGALFALGMIFVTFILKRYNRELQTSEMFNTAGRTVKSGLVGSAVVSSWTWAATLLQSSGVCYRYGVSGPLWYASGATVQILLFATLAIELKRRAPNAHTYLEVIRARFGTLPHIVFMIFGLMTNILVSLMLIVGGSATINALTGMHTIAAIYLLPVGVVAYTLVGGLKATILTDWIHTFILLIIIIVFALSAYASSEVLGSPSAVYDLLVKAAAAHPVDGNHEGSYLTMRSREGAIFFVINIVGNFGTVFLDNGYYNKAIAASPVHALPGYILGGLCWFAIPWLTATTMGLSGLALESSPRFPTYPNRMPEADVSAGLVLPYAAVALLGKGGAAATLLIVFMAVTSATSSQLIAVSSIIVYDLYRTYIKPEASGKRLIYMSHVIVCAYALFIASFSVGLWYAGISMGYLYVMMGVIISSAVLPAALVLTWSGLNKWAAALSPVLGLCVALVAWLVTAKKECGEMSVACTGSNMPMLAGNVAALLSPVVFVPVLTLVFGKAKYDWKSMMAISRGDDHDVAGEAGVDLEEVPGGREESEREMEEEQKKLRRASKISKTMTAVLTLALLILWPMPLYGTGYIFSKPFFTGWVVVGIIWIFLSFIGVGLFPIYEGRETLIRTCKYIWWDITGKGVKAIHADQAKHAGEVVVTEGKTPGDQTPEEKSVKGEKVREGIDSS
- a CDS encoding MFS transporter — its product is MVQPSAAANTAAGASSSSSRPQTPRTPRTPRAPRPQRTTSSGSFHAGAPFPQFNSPFNDNGRRTSVATIRPIRRQSTHKYHTFPTQPPKTPSSPPRNDPWSAYAQQRRDGEHGHDDGSISDTSQGEDDAVTPLPWKQLGLLALLSLAEQTALNSIGPYLPTMVASFDEIPDGDEGLYVGLLASAFALAQLVTNLFWGYLSDRIGRKPVMFAGSLLLMGCFVCFGFCKTYVQLIMVHVAMGLLNGNAAVVPTALGEVTDRTNQTRAFTWLPIIYSLGSITGPALGGLLVGTVGADKYPFLGPNLMSAGFLLVAVLVLAIWFRETLEKDEEEDASDYTTMFKKARTLLAGCLGRNNKSNHRNDESDALLGEHGDATSAKDIASDQKSAFRQLANRTTLILLCTYLVFQLTNISYNSLYPIFASAPPPNGRNLGPSTIGLSLSLAGLATIAFQAFVFQPLKARAGNMGTYRYSLLGMAISMALMPWIGYKDQKDTWFGIGSGKAWLYSELGVILLLKNICAVGGLSSVMLLITNSAPSHESLGTLNGIAQTLSAAGRSVGPFISGGLFTLTNHVQPKGEAIAWGVFAGVALLGWFGTLMIRGRELESADWQGDEEDEDHDEEAAHDSDR
- a CDS encoding formyltetrahydrofolate deformylase, whose product is MPAATTNDHILTLSCPDKPGIVHAVTGVFAQQGHNILDLQQFSDPVSEKFFMRVHFGPTPTPSTEHLIEPFNKLATDYQMEYKIRPVAQKTRVLIMVSKIGHCLNDLLFRAKTGQLPIDIPLIVSNHPTFEPLAQSYGIEFHHLPVTKDTKAQQESQVLELAKQHGIELIVLARYMQVLSPTLCEAMSGRIINIHHSFLPSFKGAKPYHQAYERGVKIIGATAHFVTADLDEGPIIEQRVTRVDHGMGPERLVDEGSNVESQVLAAAVKWYAEQRLFLNNGKTVVFS